From the genome of Poecilia reticulata strain Guanapo linkage group LG22, Guppy_female_1.0+MT, whole genome shotgun sequence:
AGACTTTTAGGTTTCTGATTTCTGtgtaaagttttgtgcacactTGTTTAAACTAAAAACCTGTGAGCATGTTTGATCTGTCTATTATAGTCtctcttttaacttttatttatacgCATATAAAGCTATGTACAAACTATATTGCTCCTTCCAACAAAAAGGCTAGATATTCCTCAGCTGCTGTAATGAAACTTTTATTAACTATTTTGACGTTTATGTAAACATTATATCTAATAGCAAATCATAAATCAACTTCCTTAAGGGATGCCACCTAGATGTCAGATTACATCACAGATAACATTCGGGTTCAGTACTTACAACCTTCGAAGAGCTCAGACTGTTTCTGTAGTTTCTTTTAAAGGGTCTCGGACACAAAAATCTTGCAAAATTTACTTGAAATATTCTCACTGTTTAGCTTGCTGTTTTAAAGAGTTAATGAATGATCAKSYtgggttttttttaagctatgcCGCTTTTTAATGAgtcctgcaaaaaaaatgttgaacttcTTCCATGTTTAAGCTACAACCTTTGAcgtattttaatgggattttatgtagacaaacacaaagtagttcacTGTTGTGAAAATTGTCCGCCATAGTGAAAACTCTTTCACATGCTCTTCCAAAATCGCCAAAGCTCTCCGATTGAATGGTGGGAATCATTGGCATCCTTCCCATGATTCTCAATTTGATTTGGGTCtgagctttgactgggccattctaacatatTAACCATATTGGCTCTGGCTAGATGTTCAGGGAGGCTTTGCTGCCGTACGGTGAGCCAGATTTTTGGCAGCCAGGAGTAAGTTTTCTTCTCRAATCTCTTCCGTCTTATTGGACCTTCCTCGACCCTTCAAAGGTCTCTTGGTCATAAAGTCAAGCTAAGTTAGACATTGAAACACTGAGTCAAATATTAGGctccacgtttttttttcccttcctgtgACCCAGTTAAGGTCCAGTTGGAGTTTGAACAGCTGCCTGTTTTTCAGCACATACGACGTGGCCATTGTCGGTGCCGGCATCGTGGGCCTGGCCTCAGCCAGAGAGCTAATTCAAAGACATCCGACGCTCACCTTCGTCCTgctggagaaagagaaagaactTGGTAGGCTggggtttttatgtttttaattattattattattataaaaaaactgaaaatatgcaaTGACTTCAGTTTCACCACTTCGGTTATTCTTCAAAGCCACGATATATTCTGCAAGGCAGAGGCAAAGAAACGCAGGAGATGTATAAAACCGATCAATATTTGTGCCACTGTGAATAATATCTGTCAATTTCCTCGTCCTGCCAGCTTCGCACCAGAGTGGGCACAACAGCGGCGTGATCCACAGTGGGATCTACTACACGCCGGGCTCGCTCAAGGCTCGGCTGTGTGTACGAGGAGCGGCGTTGGCGTACCAGTACTGCGAGACGAAAGGAATTCCTTATAAACGATGTGGAAAGGTGGGtcatattttgcttgttttagttGATGTCCGAAGCTAAACATGTACAACAGAGACATGACTGCACGTCTTTTTAGATGAATCTTTAACCATAtggggtcttttttttttgtagatgctACGATCATCCAACTTTAGgattttaaggaaaataaacaaaagatttgCATGTTCAAATTTTAATTCCATTTATTGTGAGTTTTACCCCCAGTCTCCACATGGTCACAATGACACACACAGGCTGAAGTACATGTATGTATTTGAATCTTTATGTGCAATTTTGACCCTGTGATGATGTGCACTAAACTTGTTCACCCAACTCTTGTTCTCAAAAACCACTGAACTCTTTACTTTTTGGTAGCCCGCTCAATAAAAAACACCTTTCATTGGCATCAAGAATCCAAAACTAATTTTACATATGCTGCTGATTAGTAGATGTAACCTTCTGTAGATCTCTAAGATGCTCAATTGTTAAGTGTTTAACTAACAGAACGTTTCCACCGACAGCTAATTGTGGCTGTAGAACAAGAAGAAATTCCCAGACTGAAAGCTCTGTATGAACGCGGCTTGAAGAACGAAGTGCGCGACCTCAGCATTGTCGACGCCAAGGGAATCCGAGAGCGAGAACCGTACTGccgggtaaaaaaaaatgtttgagttttttgccaaacaacttttttttaaactttttgtatttccatttggctttctactgcttctaaaaacagaacaagtgctaaacaaaaacaaaaaaacaccccaaaagTTTTTAGTGataactttgttgttgttttttttggtgtctggaaaatgagccgtttcaaaaacctctggaatATATCGTCAGAAATCAGCCGACACTGCCCCTTACCGGGCAACCCATGCTGAGCtccagctggttttacagctgtacaacggctgctggaatAGACAAGTGTCTTATcattgacttaccatccagaaaccacttgcggCATTCTTGTAGCTTGTgtaggaggctccacttctgcttttcaaagatgtgcggTTGTATAATCACGCATCtgtctgcagccattttcacgtgtgagtgtaaaatttgagcagcagcttatttggatgtAAAGTGACAGGAGCCCCTAAAAAAAGCTAACTCTGAAAGAACTGACAAGACTAAGGTCTTTAAGATTATCTAAGAGTGATTTTGTGCTGAAACCCCCCCCACCCTGAGATGTAGTGGATTCATATAGGCCATAGACATATCCTAACTTGTTCAAGGAAGAagtaggtcacctttaaatttAGGAAAATACATAAAGGAAGAGGCTAACTTCATAATGCCACTTCTTCAGGGGATAATGGCCTTGGATTCGCCCTACACCGGCATCGTTGACTGGCGGATGGTGGCCCTCAGGTACGGCAGAGACTTTGAGGAGGCAGGCGGCGCCGTGCTTACCGAGTTTGAGGTCACTGACATGTCCGTGATGAAAGAGGGCCGAGCCAGGAGCACCGACGGTAAggaccacacaaaaaaaatcttttaaaaaaaaaacaacacaatgtttgcattttcatcCTTTTCTCTCTTGCCATTTAATTTTCAGGACTGAAACATCCCATTGCAATAAGAGATAAAAAGGCAGGTCCTATTCAAGTTACAGAAAAGCttccaaacattttaacttcGTTCTGCTGCTccttagtttttttaaattttattttaaccgCATCCTTTGTGAACAGGGCGATGAAGTGCGGTGCCGTTACGTCCTGACCTGCGGCGGCCTCTTCTCGGACCGGCTGTCACAGATTTCTGGTTGCAGCCCGGAACCGAGGATCGTCCCCTTCAGAGGAGACTACCTGGTGCTGAAACCAGAGAAGCACTACCTGGTCAGAGGAAACATCTACCCTGTGAGTCTGCTGAAGGTCTGGACGCAGTGGCTGTGTTTTCACAGGAAACCTTTCCCAGAACCCAGGGAGCTGTTCTGTGGCCGGGGTTGTTGTTACTACAGCAACCAGGGTCTAgggtaaataaaacatcaccCTATACCctcaccgttttttttttgtttttttttatctcccatTTTCTAATACTCTACTCACAAGtcatattttctattaaaataaaacaatacagctGGAGAGattgacatttgttttatatatatatatatatatatatatatatttttttttttttccaaaccgTGTCACTGATCCTGTTTTTCAGTGGTCACATTCAAACATAACATTCGTCTTGTCTGCTGTTCGGTCTGTGTGCCTGGAATGGATTTCACTTCTTCCTCTCAAGGCTGCAGTTCTCCCTGGTGCTGCCTTCTTTTGCCACACTTTTTACTTCCTTTCAATTTTTCATTGATGCGCTTGGATACAAAACTTTGTGCACCAATGAGCTTTATCACAGTATTCTcattttctgagacactgaattttgggGTTTCAGTGTCTGCGAGCCATTATTATCAAAATTATAAGAAACAAAGGCTGAGATAATTCTAATGTTTCTAATGAGTTTCTCTTTCTGGGTAACTCggaatctctttttttattgtgtaaaagttaaatattatttaatccacttttacacaatattcttttttctttcttttttttttttttttagatgtactaGTATGTTTATAAATGAGAGACCTGCAGCATCCGAGTCCTGTTTTTAGATACTTTGAGGGAAACTTTAGATTcctctttttaagaaaaatccaaagcagtaaaaatataaatgacagtaaaatattgaaataatccATGCTTAAAAGTGGAgcttatttaaaagttgaaaaaaattatttacaatacacttggataaaaaaaaaaaaaagttattatggGGGCAATCTTTAACTTTTGAAATTGCAGTAAGTGAGCTTCAGTAGCCTTTTAATGACTATATATGACCTTAATTCAAGCATCATAAGGGtgattatgcaaaaaaaaaaatatatatatatatatatataacggATCAAATGGTTAACAAGGCTGTTCCACtttaaatgttcactttttCAGTCTGTCAGAGAAGTTTTATGTTGACCTAACTAGCGTCTCTTTCAGGTTCCTGACCCTCGTTTCCCGTTCCTCGGAGTTCACTTCACGCCGCGGATGGACGGCGGCGTCTGGCTCGGCCCCAACGCGGTGCTGGCATTTAAAAGGGAGGGCTACCACCTGTA
Proteins encoded in this window:
- the l2hgdh gene encoding L-2-hydroxyglutarate dehydrogenase, mitochondrial yields the protein MMRTRSGAFLNAVCAAQPKLLKGIASRQRHSTYDVAIVGAGIVGLASARELIQRHPTLTFVLLEKEKELASHQSGHNSGVIHSGIYYTPGSLKARLCVRGAALAYQYCETKGIPYKRCGKLIVAVEQEEIPRLKALYERGLKNEVRDLSIVDAKGIREREPYCRGIMALDSPYTGIVDWRMVALRYGRDFEEAGGAVLTEFEVTDMSVMKEGRARSTDGLKHPIAIRDKKGDEVRCRYVLTCGGLFSDRLSQISGCSPEPRIVPFRGDYLVLKPEKHYLVRGNIYPVPDPRFPFLGVHFTPRMDGGVWLGPNAVLAFKREGYHLYDFNARDFADALSFRGLQKLVLRNVTYGIGEMYRGVFLGAQIKILQKYIPELSLSDVIRGPTGVRAQALDRDGNLVDDFVFDGGVGDLGSRVLHVRNAPSPAATSSLAIAEMIADEVESRFML